A region of Streptomyces sp. WMMC500 DNA encodes the following proteins:
- a CDS encoding Asp23/Gls24 family envelope stress response protein gives MLGTRRGTGDPATRGRTTIADGVVEKIAGLAARDVVGVHAMGSGLARTTGAVRDRAPGSARAVAGVRAEVGEVQTALDLEIVVDYGVSITELARAVRENVISAVERMTGLEVVEVNIAVTDVKLPDDEEEGAEQPRLQ, from the coding sequence GTGCTGGGCACGCGGCGCGGCACCGGTGATCCGGCGACGCGCGGGCGGACGACCATCGCCGACGGGGTGGTCGAGAAGATCGCGGGGCTGGCCGCGCGCGACGTCGTCGGCGTGCACGCCATGGGCAGCGGCCTCGCCCGCACCACGGGTGCCGTACGGGACCGCGCGCCCGGCTCCGCCCGCGCCGTGGCCGGGGTGCGCGCCGAGGTCGGCGAGGTGCAGACGGCCCTCGACCTGGAGATCGTCGTCGACTACGGGGTCTCCATCACCGAACTCGCCCGCGCCGTACGGGAGAATGTCATCTCCGCCGTCGAGCGGATGACCGGCCTCGAAGTGGTCGAGGTCAACATCGCGGTGACCGACGTGAAGCTGCCCGACGACGAGGAAGAGGGGGCCGAGCAGCCGCGGCTGCAGTGA
- a CDS encoding DUF6286 domain-containing protein codes for MSGDRTTSRPPGGTAGAATAEPDEWRQRTSASGYAGEPADGGIAGAAAARFWSVRRVPAALTAAAATAGIGLLLYDVVAVRAERPAMRWRRSVADELAARPLDDPWVLAAAGLAVLLGAWLVLLAVTPGLRGVLPMRHASPDLRAGLDRRAASVVLRDRAMQISGVRSVRVTVGRRRVSARAESHFRELDDVRADLAAVLGEGIRELGLARRPELSVHVRRPPAKG; via the coding sequence ATGAGCGGGGACCGGACGACGTCCCGGCCGCCGGGCGGCACGGCGGGTGCCGCGACCGCCGAGCCGGACGAGTGGCGGCAGCGCACGTCGGCCTCCGGGTACGCGGGCGAGCCGGCCGACGGCGGGATCGCCGGCGCGGCGGCGGCCCGCTTCTGGTCCGTACGCCGCGTGCCCGCCGCGCTCACCGCCGCCGCGGCCACCGCGGGCATCGGCCTGCTGCTCTACGACGTCGTCGCCGTGCGCGCGGAACGCCCCGCGATGCGCTGGCGCCGCAGCGTCGCCGACGAACTCGCCGCCCGCCCGCTCGACGACCCCTGGGTGCTCGCCGCCGCCGGCCTGGCCGTGCTGCTCGGCGCCTGGCTGGTGCTGCTGGCCGTCACCCCGGGGCTGCGCGGCGTGCTGCCGATGCGGCACGCCTCGCCGGACCTGCGGGCGGGGCTCGACCGGCGGGCGGCGTCCGTCGTGCTGCGCGACCGGGCCATGCAGATCTCCGGCGTGCGGTCGGTACGGGTCACGGTGGGCCGGCGCCGGGTCAGCGCCCGCGCCGAGTCCCACTTCCGCGAGCTGGACGACGTGCGCGCCGACCTCGCCGCGGTCCTCGGCGAAGGCATCCGCGAACTCGGCCTCGCCCGCAGGCCGGAGCTGTCCGTCCACGTACGCCGGCCGCCGGCGAAGGGGTGA